One genomic region from Microcystis panniformis FACHB-1757 encodes:
- a CDS encoding carbon dioxide-concentrating mechanism protein → MKTKRHPKDSALGLVSTLSFPAIVGTADMMLKSAEVTLVGYEKIGGGHCTAIVRGNIADVRLAVEEGAKTAAQFGQLVSKSVIPRPMPNLEVIFPIGSRLAEIAQSQRGFSKLSNMSIGLLETRGFPAMVGAADAMLKSADVQLASYETIGDGLCTAIIRGSVANVAVAIDAGMREAEKIGELHAVMIIPRLLEDLEHTLPVASYWLETPEPLPMLLPNTVREKQRELVALPELEKTKIPIRRQEMQEKVLEEVIPVEVITDEDSY, encoded by the coding sequence ATGAAAACCAAGCGTCACCCCAAAGATAGTGCCTTGGGTTTAGTCTCTACCCTCAGCTTTCCGGCGATCGTCGGGACGGCGGATATGATGCTAAAATCGGCAGAAGTTACCCTCGTGGGTTACGAAAAAATTGGCGGTGGTCACTGTACGGCGATCGTGCGTGGTAATATTGCCGATGTGCGGTTAGCAGTGGAAGAAGGGGCAAAAACCGCCGCACAGTTCGGACAATTGGTATCTAAATCGGTTATTCCCCGACCAATGCCCAATTTAGAGGTAATTTTCCCAATTGGTAGCCGTTTAGCCGAAATTGCCCAAAGTCAACGGGGTTTCAGCAAACTGAGCAATATGTCGATCGGTCTCTTGGAAACCCGTGGTTTTCCTGCTATGGTGGGGGCCGCCGATGCCATGTTAAAATCGGCCGATGTGCAGTTAGCTTCCTACGAAACAATTGGGGATGGTTTGTGTACGGCCATTATCCGGGGTTCCGTCGCTAATGTGGCCGTAGCCATTGATGCGGGAATGCGGGAAGCAGAGAAAATCGGTGAACTGCACGCGGTGATGATTATTCCCCGTTTATTGGAGGATTTAGAACATACCCTACCGGTAGCCAGCTACTGGTTAGAAACCCCCGAACCTTTACCGATGTTGTTACCCAATACTGTCCGGGAAAAACAACGGGAATTGGTCGCTTTACCAGAATTGGAAAAAACCAAAATACCAATTCGTCGCCAAGAAATGCAGGAAAAAGTGTTAGAAGAAGTGATTCCCGTGGAAGTTATCACCGATGAGGACAGTTATTAA
- the mazE gene encoding type II toxin-antitoxin system MazE family antitoxin codes for MSKKVSITLDDEVLEFVDRLASNRSSFINDVLWQEKRRVFMKELEEAYKDQANDPEMQAEISVWDIAVGDGLNA; via the coding sequence ATGAGTAAGAAAGTTAGCATAACCTTAGACGACGAAGTTTTGGAATTTGTAGATCGACTAGCAAGCAATCGTAGCAGCTTCATAAATGATGTTCTCTGGCAAGAGAAGAGAAGGGTTTTTATGAAAGAGCTAGAAGAAGCTTATAAAGATCAGGCCAATGATCCAGAGATGCAAGCAGAAATCTCTGTCTGGGATATTGCAGTGGGCGACGGTCTAAATGCCTAA
- a CDS encoding type II toxin-antitoxin system PemK/MazF family toxin gives MPNGRLTYKRGEIWWVDLKPAVGHETDKERPCLILQNDIGNQNGTTTVVAPLLPGKRTYPFVVNITPTVQNGLDGDRYINLSQMRAVDSQRIKNKQGVLEDVYWEEIEKAVCIELGFSKSLSS, from the coding sequence ATGCCTAATGGAAGACTAACCTATAAGCGAGGAGAGATCTGGTGGGTCGATCTGAAACCCGCTGTTGGTCATGAAACCGATAAAGAACGTCCTTGCCTGATTTTACAAAACGATATTGGCAATCAAAATGGAACAACGACAGTAGTTGCTCCATTGTTGCCCGGGAAAAGGACTTATCCTTTTGTTGTCAATATTACACCGACAGTGCAGAATGGACTAGACGGAGATCGATACATCAACTTAAGTCAAATGAGGGCTGTAGATTCTCAAAGAATTAAGAATAAACAGGGTGTTTTAGAAGACGTTTATTGGGAAGAAATAGAGAAAGCAGTATGTATTGAGCTCGGTTTCAGCAAATCGCTATCGTCGTAG
- a CDS encoding site-specific DNA-methyltransferase, producing the protein MAVPIPGMGNRTKGERVSPVDTNGFRLEYPGKKAQEDILALPAGHYSPNSAYSGGDNRLYHADNLAVLAALAKDEAVSGKVKLVYIDPPFATASSFESRKQNHAYDDHLVGPDFVETLRERLILIHRLLADDGSLYLHLDERMIFHFRVVLDEIFGEKNFRNCITRKKCNPKNYTRKTYGNVADYILFYTKSDNYVWNRPIEPWDEVKSVKEYPCLDPDGRRYKKVPVHAPGVRNGETGGEWKGKLPPPGKHWQYKPSTLDEMDARGEIYWSPTGNPRRKIYLENSAGIPVQDIWMDFRDAHNQNIHITGYPTEKNPALLSRIIEASSNPGDLVLDCYAGSGTTLVVASELGRKWIGVDRSQEAITTILHRMANGSDRMGDFVNEKSKKASLPLFSIADFTLFEEAAEENIQPKDADITSPNGVLTIRSSGRAKARR; encoded by the coding sequence ATGGCGGTTCCAATTCCAGGCATGGGAAATCGTACAAAAGGAGAAAGGGTGTCGCCTGTGGACACTAATGGTTTTCGCCTAGAGTACCCCGGAAAAAAGGCACAAGAAGATATTCTTGCGCTTCCCGCAGGACACTACTCGCCAAATTCGGCATATTCAGGCGGCGATAATAGGCTTTACCACGCGGACAACTTGGCTGTACTTGCGGCTTTAGCGAAGGATGAAGCCGTAAGCGGAAAAGTGAAACTTGTTTACATCGATCCTCCATTTGCAACTGCATCATCCTTTGAGTCAAGAAAACAAAACCATGCTTATGACGATCATCTTGTTGGACCTGATTTTGTTGAAACGTTACGCGAACGCCTAATTTTAATTCACCGTTTGTTGGCCGATGATGGTTCGCTATACCTTCACCTTGATGAAAGAATGATTTTTCATTTTCGCGTCGTCTTAGATGAAATTTTCGGAGAGAAAAATTTCCGAAATTGCATAACGCGCAAGAAGTGCAATCCTAAGAACTACACGAGAAAGACATACGGAAATGTAGCCGACTACATTCTTTTCTACACAAAGAGCGATAACTATGTATGGAACCGACCAATTGAACCATGGGATGAAGTTAAATCAGTAAAGGAGTATCCATGCCTTGATCCCGATGGGCGCAGATACAAAAAAGTACCCGTCCATGCTCCCGGTGTCCGTAACGGGGAAACAGGTGGGGAGTGGAAAGGCAAGCTGCCGCCACCCGGAAAGCATTGGCAATATAAACCGTCAACCCTAGATGAGATGGATGCCCGTGGAGAGATTTATTGGTCGCCAACGGGAAACCCGCGCCGAAAAATCTATCTTGAAAATAGCGCTGGAATTCCAGTGCAAGACATTTGGATGGACTTTCGTGACGCGCATAATCAAAACATTCATATAACCGGCTATCCAACGGAAAAGAATCCTGCACTTCTTTCTAGAATTATTGAAGCATCATCAAATCCCGGTGATCTTGTCCTAGATTGCTATGCAGGGTCTGGAACCACATTAGTGGTGGCATCAGAGCTTGGGCGGAAATGGATTGGTGTTGATCGTAGCCAGGAGGCTATTACAACAATATTGCATAGGATGGCTAATGGCTCGGATCGTATGGGTGATTTTGTCAATGAGAAATCCAAAAAAGCTTCATTGCCATTATTCAGCATTGCCGACTTCACACTGTTTGAAGAGGCTGCGGAAGAAAACATTCAGCCTAAAGATGCTGACATTACATCGCCAAACGGGGTTCTAACAATTCGTTCCAGCGGACGCGCTAAAGCGCGCCGCTGA
- a CDS encoding DUF2281 domain-containing protein, whose product MSTSAKSLEELVRQLSPQLKVEVQTFVESLLSKSNQPIKRKLRQDWAGMLKTDYTSIELQHLAVEWRNG is encoded by the coding sequence ATGAGTACATCAGCAAAATCACTAGAAGAACTGGTGAGACAATTATCGCCCCAGTTAAAGGTTGAAGTACAAACGTTTGTAGAGTCACTTTTAAGTAAATCTAACCAACCTATAAAACGTAAACTCCGTCAAGACTGGGCAGGGATGCTTAAAACCGATTACACATCAATTGAGTTACAGCATCTTGCAGTTGAATGGAGAAATGGCTAG
- a CDS encoding PIN domain-containing protein translates to MSNSIGVICNRLNQRDVFIKFVDDVLIDAGVVLVGVPANQMKRVVEIMALFRLDFDDAYQYVAAELEKATIVSFDQDFDKTEQRRLTPMQVLKIRN, encoded by the coding sequence ATGTCAAATTCTATCGGGGTGATCTGTAATCGGCTGAATCAAAGAGACGTTTTTATCAAATTTGTGGATGACGTTTTGATTGATGCTGGTGTTGTGCTGGTCGGTGTTCCTGCTAACCAAATGAAGAGAGTCGTAGAAATAATGGCTCTCTTTCGCTTGGATTTTGATGATGCTTACCAATATGTTGCTGCCGAGCTTGAAAAAGCTACTATTGTGAGTTTTGATCAAGATTTTGACAAGACAGAGCAAAGACGTTTGACTCCTATGCAAGTGCTTAAAATTAGAAATTAA